The following proteins come from a genomic window of Gemmatimonadota bacterium:
- a CDS encoding alanine--glyoxylate aminotransferase family protein yields MHKRLFIPGPTEVLPDIREEMSRPPVGHRSEEATELGERVIRRIQRLLHTKSPVFLSTSSSTGLMEACVRNGSTKRILAVSCGAFGDRWEAIAKMNGLPVDRLEFSWGEAVRPDRVADALSSSDYDAVLLTHNETSTGVMNPLAEIAAVVKEYPEVFLFVDAVSSLAAVDIDFDALGLDGLLAGVQKAVAVPPGFSVMAVSDRAVDRAREVENRGFYFDFVRHYDAFRKRQGVTTPSISHLYALDRQLDRILTETMPVREARHRAMAGRVQQWAREHFELFPEKGTESITLTAVRNTRGIDIARLNEALAERGVVIGNGYGRLKNETFRIAHMGEIRMDDVNELLMWIDEIQGLC; encoded by the coding sequence ATGCACAAGCGACTCTTCATTCCGGGGCCGACCGAGGTTCTGCCGGACATCCGCGAAGAAATGTCCCGCCCGCCGGTGGGGCATCGGTCGGAGGAGGCTACGGAGCTCGGCGAACGGGTGATTCGCAGGATCCAGCGGTTGCTCCACACGAAAAGCCCCGTCTTCCTCTCGACCTCCTCGTCCACCGGCCTCATGGAGGCGTGTGTGCGGAACGGGTCGACGAAGCGAATTCTCGCTGTGAGCTGCGGTGCTTTCGGCGACCGTTGGGAAGCCATCGCGAAGATGAACGGTCTCCCGGTGGACCGGCTGGAGTTCTCCTGGGGCGAGGCGGTTCGGCCGGATCGGGTCGCCGATGCGCTGAGTTCGTCAGACTATGACGCGGTTCTCCTGACGCACAACGAGACTTCGACAGGCGTGATGAATCCTCTGGCGGAGATTGCGGCCGTGGTGAAGGAGTATCCGGAGGTGTTCCTGTTCGTGGACGCCGTGAGTTCTCTGGCGGCGGTGGACATCGACTTTGACGCACTCGGCCTGGACGGGCTCCTCGCGGGCGTGCAGAAGGCGGTGGCGGTTCCGCCCGGGTTCTCGGTCATGGCTGTCAGCGATCGGGCGGTGGACAGGGCTCGCGAAGTCGAAAATAGAGGCTTTTACTTCGACTTCGTCAGGCACTATGATGCGTTCCGGAAGCGTCAGGGAGTGACCACTCCCTCGATCTCTCATCTTTACGCGCTCGATCGCCAGCTCGACCGGATCCTCACCGAGACGATGCCGGTCCGGGAAGCCCGGCACCGGGCCATGGCGGGCCGGGTGCAGCAGTGGGCCCGGGAGCATTTCGAGCTCTTTCCCGAGAAAGGAACGGAGTCGATCACATTGACCGCGGTACGAAACACCCGCGGGATCGATATTGCCCGCTTGAATGAAGCTCTGGCGGAACGGGGCGTAGTCATCGGGAACGGATATGGACGGTTGAAAAACGAGACCTTCCGGATCGCTCACATGGGAGAGATCCGGATGGATGATGTCAACGAACTGCTGATGTGGATCGATGAGATCCAGGGGTTGTGCTGA
- a CDS encoding pyridoxal-phosphate dependent enzyme — translation MIHTDILDLVGNTPLLRLGTIPREGDAEIIVKLESFNPGGSVKDRIAVRIVDDAEEKGLLKPGGTVVEATSGNTGAGLALVCLRRGYRAILVMPDKMSQEKIRYLKALGAQVVITPTAVPPDDPRSYYSVSSRIAESTPNAILANQYFNPVNPETHYRSTGPEIWEQTDGKLDYFVTGMGTGGTITGTARFLKEMNPGIQIVGADIEGSILEEYFRTGEIGDSHPYLVEGIGEDMVPGTLSMDNIDDIITVSDRDSFIMARRLMREEGLFVGGSSGTAVAVAAQLASRIGADKRIVVLIPDHGDRYLSTFHGDEWMIEMGFMDPDSLTTAEVLAAKPNAPTGLVQATPDETVREALERMRGTGVSQVPVIDKGRAVGSLEEALVMGCVLDNASILEERVSTVMGDAFPEVASTEPAESVLHHLSERRAAVLVKASGNEFSGILTRFDFLKFIHA, via the coding sequence ATGATTCACACGGACATACTCGACCTCGTGGGGAACACTCCCCTCCTGCGCCTGGGCACAATCCCGCGTGAGGGCGACGCCGAGATCATCGTCAAGCTGGAGTCCTTCAATCCGGGCGGCAGCGTCAAAGACCGCATCGCGGTCCGCATCGTGGACGACGCCGAGGAGAAGGGGCTTCTGAAGCCCGGCGGCACGGTCGTGGAAGCCACCAGCGGAAACACGGGCGCCGGACTGGCGCTGGTCTGCCTTCGCAGAGGATACCGGGCCATCCTCGTCATGCCGGACAAGATGTCGCAGGAGAAGATCCGCTATCTGAAAGCGCTCGGAGCTCAAGTGGTCATCACACCCACGGCGGTCCCTCCGGATGACCCGAGAAGCTACTACTCCGTTTCCAGCCGCATTGCGGAGAGTACGCCCAACGCCATCCTCGCCAACCAGTACTTCAACCCGGTGAACCCGGAGACCCACTACCGTTCAACCGGGCCGGAAATCTGGGAGCAGACCGATGGCAAGCTCGACTACTTCGTCACGGGCATGGGAACCGGCGGGACCATCACCGGAACGGCGCGCTTTCTCAAGGAGATGAATCCCGGGATCCAGATTGTCGGCGCGGACATCGAGGGTTCCATACTGGAGGAGTACTTCCGAACGGGTGAGATCGGCGATTCACACCCTTATCTGGTCGAAGGCATCGGCGAAGACATGGTCCCCGGAACGCTCTCCATGGACAACATCGACGACATCATCACGGTGTCGGACCGGGACTCCTTCATCATGGCCCGGCGACTCATGCGCGAGGAGGGACTCTTCGTGGGCGGGTCATCCGGGACGGCTGTCGCGGTGGCCGCGCAGCTGGCTTCCCGGATCGGCGCGGACAAGCGAATCGTCGTGCTGATCCCCGACCACGGAGACCGCTACCTCTCCACATTCCACGGCGACGAGTGGATGATCGAGATGGGCTTCATGGACCCCGATTCACTCACCACCGCAGAGGTTCTCGCGGCCAAGCCGAACGCTCCCACCGGACTCGTGCAGGCGACGCCCGACGAGACCGTGCGGGAAGCGCTGGAGCGAATGCGCGGGACGGGCGTTTCTCAGGTCCCGGTGATCGACAAAGGCCGCGCCGTGGGGTCTCTCGAAGAAGCCCTGGTCATGGGATGCGTACTGGACAACGCGTCGATCCTGGAGGAACGCGTCTCCACAGTCATGGGCGACGCCTTCCCGGAGGTCGCGTCCACCGAACCCGCCGAATCCGTACTTCACCATCTCTCGGAGCGACGCGCCGCGGTCCTGGTGAAGGCGAGCGGTAACGAGTTCTCCGGCATTCTCACCCGTTTCGACTTCCTCAAGTTCATTCACGCCTGA